One segment of Coffea arabica cultivar ET-39 chromosome 7c, Coffea Arabica ET-39 HiFi, whole genome shotgun sequence DNA contains the following:
- the LOC113697518 gene encoding transcription repressor MYB5-like — protein MRNPSSKPQAAAAANSTGAGASSNKTKVGLKRGPWTPEEDELLSDYIKREGEGRWRTLPKKAGLLRCGKSCRLRWMNYLRPSVKRGHIAWDEEDLILRLHRLLGNRWSLIAGRIPGRTDNEIKNYWNTHLSKKLISQGIDPRTHKPLEPNYSDSNNENKASSSKLHHAVADHPSSSSYEPSAAVVIKDSRDASTSNIPIDGIEFNSDDQYQNPETTAGEVHVNMQNADHEGDVTYGMDLRSSHEGFSNEDDDDTNYCTDDIFSSFLNSLINEDAFNSPNLLQQQQLQPNSTSTATDCDALISSTTAFTFGPGWDAPSVASTSSSDHNDPKLTNEKVEKQF, from the exons ATGAGGAACCCTTCATCAAAACCacaagcagcagcagcagcaaataGTACAGGAGCTGGAGCTTCTTCAAACAAGACGAAGGTGGGTTTAAAGAGAGGTCCGTGGACACCCGAAGAAGACGAGCTATTAAGCGATTACATCAAGAGAGAAGGCGAAGGCCGGTGGAGGACTCTGCCTAAGAAGGCAGGTCTCCTCCGCTGCGGCAAGAGCTGCCGTCTCCGGTGGATGAATTACCTCCGTCCTTCCGTTAAGCGAGGCCACATCGCCTGGGATGAAGAAGATCTCATCCTCCGCCTCCATCGCCTACTTGGCAACAG GTGGTCTTTGATCGCTGGGAGAATTCCAGGACGAACGGATAATGAAATCAAGAACTACTGGAACACTCACCTGAGTAAGAAGTTGATTAGCCAAGGAATTGATCCAAGAACTCACAAGCCTCTGGAACCTAATTACTCCGACTCCAACAATGAAAACAAAGCTTCATCCTCCAAACTGCATCACGCAGTAGCTGATCATCCCAGTTCCAGTAGCTACGAGCCTTCTGCAGCAGTAGTTATCAAAGACTCGAGAGATGCAAGTACTAGCAACATCCCTATCGATGGGATTGAATTTAATTCTGACGATCAGTACCAAAACCCTGAAACAACAGCTGGAGAAGTTCATGTGAACATGCAGAATGCTGATCATGAGGGGGATGTTACTTATGGGATGGATTTGAGGAGCAGTCATGAAGGATTTAGCAATGAAGACGATGATGATACCAACTATTGCACTGATGATATTTTCTCATCATTCTTAAATTCATTAATCAACGAGGATGCTTTCAACAGCCCAAACCTACTTCAACAACAGCAGCTGCAGCCCAATAGCACGAGCACTGCTACAGATTGTGATGCTTTGATATCTTCCACAACTGCATTCACATTTGGTCCTGGATGGGATGCTCCGTCGGTGGCTTCCACTTCTTCTTCTGATCACAATGATCCCAAGCTCACGAATGAAAAAGTTGAAAAGCAGTTCTGA
- the LOC113706728 gene encoding copper transporter 5-like: MMHMTFYWGKKVTLLFDFWNTDSWTSYAFTLLACLIVSIFYQYMEDRRLRFRLLSTNKTTVAPPPQDGFAANSTTTPLLYSRLLTPNAGKLSVARFAGAVLFGVNSAIGYLLMLAIMTFNGGVFVAVVLGLALGYFLFRASDEGLVVVDNPCACA; the protein is encoded by the coding sequence ATGATGCACATGACCTTTTACTGGGGTAAAAAGGTGACCCTTTTGTTCGATTTCTGGAATACCGATTCTTGGACCAGCTATGCATTCACCTTATTGGCCTGCCTAATTGTCTCGATCTTCTACCAATACATGGAAGACCGTCGCCTTCGGTTCAGGCTTCTCTCCACCAACAAAACAACCGTCGCCCCGCCTCCTCAAGATGGTTTTGCTGCCAATTCAACCACCACCCCTCTTCTCTACTCCAGGCTTTTGACCCCTAATGCCGGGAAACTAAGCGTTGCAAGATTTGCTGGGGCTGTTTTGTTTGGAGTCAACTCTGCCATCGGATATCTCTTGATGCTGGCCATCATGACCTTCAATGGAGGGGTGTTTGTCGCCGTTGTTTTAGGTCTGGCTTTGGGCTATTTTCTTTTCAGGGCTTCTGATGAGGGCCTGGTCGTTGTAGATAATCCTTGCGCTTGTGCTTGA